In Solanum stenotomum isolate F172 chromosome 6, ASM1918654v1, whole genome shotgun sequence, one DNA window encodes the following:
- the LOC125868069 gene encoding non-specific lipid transfer protein GPI-anchored 1, giving the protein MASAYNLVVLLIVCSGIVLANGDDKSLGDKCGAEFQKVAACLTYATGKAPSPSKECCDAAEDIKDHDPVCLCYIIEQIHKGSSPQLKSMGIQEEKLLQLPSACKLTNASISNCPKLLNIPPTSPDYAIFTNATSKSPVSTTPSSSSSSSPDTNKDVSNGFKNGPQLSVTGTVVAAALVAIFLAVIPRELLVF; this is encoded by the exons ATGGCAAGTGCATATAATTTAGTAGTTTTACTAATCGTTTGTAGTGGAATAGTATTAGCTAATGGTGATGATAAGAGTCTGGGTGACAAGTGTGGTGCGGAGTTTCAAAAGGTGGCTGCATGTTTGACATACGCGACGGGGAAGGCCCCGTCGCCATCGAAGGAGTGTTGTGATGCGGCGGAGGATATAAAGGATCATGACCCGGTTTGTTTGTGTTACATAATAGAACAGATCCATAAAGGATCAAGTCCTCAGTTGAAGAGTATGGgaattcaagaagaaaaattgCTTCAGCTTCCTTCTGCTTGCAAGCTCACGAACGCTAGTATTTCTAACTGTCCta AGTTACTCAACATTCCTCCAACTTCTCCCGATTATGCGATCTTCACCAATGCGACCAGCAAATCGCCTGTATCCACCACaccttcatcatcatcatcatcatcaccgGATACTAACAAAGACGTCTCGAACGGATTCAAGAACGGACCCCAACTTTCAGTCACCGGAACAGTTGTGGCTGCTGCACTTGTTGCAATCTTTTTAGCTGTAATTCCTAGGGAGCTACTAGTATTTTGA
- the LOC125868067 gene encoding uncharacterized protein LOC125868067 isoform X2 translates to MGKDAQEQLSLNKDNKDGEVVEYSLLPPVPKSPINSRPNSMVIKATNTVIPAHLVAEAISTLHGLDLRWSGPITPSEMQYVQQYVLAKYPEYCNGLVEEGDKIDLYALCMNDDSSSNEKGKSPRKESSSPSFGSSNSELGKIQLEPSRLLDILTKKTSYQGNFISIPEIQVRNRALQQCGLSEEEYLVVFALTLKEAMMMIGECYPFFRGNYYMTILGEEYDCIREFVTFKDSKVIAAPETWLDLRIKGSQLSQYFRRKSKHSPKGLFAYPAYVEETRYSMHWISEAHRNSWHVLLDASCLDAGKERLALALHRPDFVLCTVDNTHAQPSKITCLLVRKQSFEAAASSAN, encoded by the exons ATGGGAAAAGACGCCCAAGAACAATTAAGCCTAAACAAAGATAACAAG GATGGTGAAGTTGTAGAATATTCCTTGTTACCTCCTGTACCAAAATCACCAATTAATAGCAGACCAAACAGCATGGTGATTAAGGCAA CAAATACTGTAATTCCAGCACATTTGGTGGCAGAAGCAATATCAACACTCCATGGGCTTGATTTAAGATGGTCAGGTCCAATTACACCAAGTGAAATGCAATATGTTCAACAATATGTTTTGGCTAAGTACCCTGAATATTGCAATGGACTTGTGGAAGAAGGGGATAAAATCGATCTTTATGCACTTTGTATGAACGATGATTCGTCGTCTAATGAAAAGGGAAAATCCCCGAGGAAAGAGTCCTCATCGCCTTCTTTTGGTAGTAGTAATTCAGAGTTGGGAAAAATCCAATTGGAGCCATCAAGATTGCTAGATATCCTAACAAAGAAAACTTCGTACCAAGGGAATTTCATTTCAATCCCAGAAATACAAGTCCGTAATCGAGCATTGCAACAATGTGGACTAAGTGAAGAGGAGTATTTAGTTGTTTTTGCACTTACATTGAAAGAAGCCATGATGATGATTGGAGAATGTTACCCTTTCTTCAGGGGAAATTACTACATGACAATTCTTGGTGAAGAGTATGATTGTATACGCGAATTCGTTACTTTTAAAGATTCAAAAGTGATTGCAGCACCAGAAACATGGCTTGATTTGAGGATCAAAGGATCACAACTAAGTCAATATTTTCGGAGGAAATCAAAGCATAGTCCAAAAGGGCTATTTGCTTATCCTGCTTATGTAGAAGAAACGCGCTATTCAATGCATTGGATCTCAGAAGCTCATAGAAATTCATGGCATGTTCTGTTAGATGCTTCTTGTTTGGATGCAGGAAAGGAAAGATTGGCTTTAGCATTACATCGACCCGATTTCGTGTTGTGTACAGTTGATAATACACATGCTCAGCCCTCTAAAATCACTTGCCTTCTTGTAAGGAAACAGTCCTTTGAAGCCGCAGCTTCTTCAGCAAATTAA
- the LOC125868067 gene encoding uncharacterized protein LOC125868067 isoform X1: MGKDAQEQLSLNKDNKDGEVVEYSLLPPVPKSPINSRPNSMVIKKANTVIPAHLVAEAISTLHGLDLRWSGPITPSEMQYVQQYVLAKYPEYCNGLVEEGDKIDLYALCMNDDSSSNEKGKSPRKESSSPSFGSSNSELGKIQLEPSRLLDILTKKTSYQGNFISIPEIQVRNRALQQCGLSEEEYLVVFALTLKEAMMMIGECYPFFRGNYYMTILGEEYDCIREFVTFKDSKVIAAPETWLDLRIKGSQLSQYFRRKSKHSPKGLFAYPAYVEETRYSMHWISEAHRNSWHVLLDASCLDAGKERLALALHRPDFVLCTVDNTHAQPSKITCLLVRKQSFEAAASSAN, from the exons ATGGGAAAAGACGCCCAAGAACAATTAAGCCTAAACAAAGATAACAAG GATGGTGAAGTTGTAGAATATTCCTTGTTACCTCCTGTACCAAAATCACCAATTAATAGCAGACCAAACAGCATGGTGATTAAG AAAGCAAATACTGTAATTCCAGCACATTTGGTGGCAGAAGCAATATCAACACTCCATGGGCTTGATTTAAGATGGTCAGGTCCAATTACACCAAGTGAAATGCAATATGTTCAACAATATGTTTTGGCTAAGTACCCTGAATATTGCAATGGACTTGTGGAAGAAGGGGATAAAATCGATCTTTATGCACTTTGTATGAACGATGATTCGTCGTCTAATGAAAAGGGAAAATCCCCGAGGAAAGAGTCCTCATCGCCTTCTTTTGGTAGTAGTAATTCAGAGTTGGGAAAAATCCAATTGGAGCCATCAAGATTGCTAGATATCCTAACAAAGAAAACTTCGTACCAAGGGAATTTCATTTCAATCCCAGAAATACAAGTCCGTAATCGAGCATTGCAACAATGTGGACTAAGTGAAGAGGAGTATTTAGTTGTTTTTGCACTTACATTGAAAGAAGCCATGATGATGATTGGAGAATGTTACCCTTTCTTCAGGGGAAATTACTACATGACAATTCTTGGTGAAGAGTATGATTGTATACGCGAATTCGTTACTTTTAAAGATTCAAAAGTGATTGCAGCACCAGAAACATGGCTTGATTTGAGGATCAAAGGATCACAACTAAGTCAATATTTTCGGAGGAAATCAAAGCATAGTCCAAAAGGGCTATTTGCTTATCCTGCTTATGTAGAAGAAACGCGCTATTCAATGCATTGGATCTCAGAAGCTCATAGAAATTCATGGCATGTTCTGTTAGATGCTTCTTGTTTGGATGCAGGAAAGGAAAGATTGGCTTTAGCATTACATCGACCCGATTTCGTGTTGTGTACAGTTGATAATACACATGCTCAGCCCTCTAAAATCACTTGCCTTCTTGTAAGGAAACAGTCCTTTGAAGCCGCAGCTTCTTCAGCAAATTAA